The window CTGCCCTTTCAGGTTCGGATAGCCCGGAATTACCGCAATACCATCTGCGCCGTGACACGCTGCGCACACGGACGCTTTGGCTTTGCCTGCCGCTGCATCACCGGCTGCCATGGCATTGCCGGCCAGCAGACTCAGACCCAACATCATTCCCATCGTGAGTTTATTCATTGCTTACCCTTATTTTCCATATTGTTATACGCGTAGTTATCTACTTACTATACCAATATCCATATACGACAAATAAGATACATAAGACAAATATCTATAGTAAGACAAATTGCTATAGTAAGATAAATAGCTATATACGCTGTTTTTACACCCAAATATCACTGCTGCCAGATGAGCTCACCATCACTGCCGCTGAAATCACGCTCAACAAACAGACCGGCCACAGCAACAACCTGTTGCTGATACATGAGTATCGGTATCCGGCGTCGCTGCCAACTCGGAATCTGATACTCCTGAAACAGCTTTTTCAGTTTGCGTGAACCGGCTCTTCCCACCGGACAAGCCGATAATCCCTGCGGCTCAAAAATGACCCGTAAATGTTCCGGCTCGGCGGGAATACGCAGGTTACCACCAGGTGTGACACGCAACACAAGTTGCCCTATATCATCTGGTAAATCAAGTACCTGGTCAGGCTTAATCTGCCGACCCCAGGCGGAGACATCGGCCTGCTGGCCAACACAATATAAACGGCGATTAAAACGCCGGATGTCATACAGCCCTAATTTTAGCTTAGGATTCGCATCCTGCTCAGCCTGCGCCACTTCATGCCAGATGATATCAGTCTGGATACGGCTTGGCATATTCAACTCATGACGGTTCAGCCAGGCGCGCAGCAATTGCCGCCGCACCGCAGCACTGTGTCTGGTCAGGCTGTCAATCGCGAGACTTCCGTCGGCGTGCAGCGCCTGCTGCAGCGCATCCGTGAGTAATTCAGCCAGTACGCCTTCCTGTTCAGCACACAGTTCCGCACTGCGCTGCACCGCCTGACGAATAGCGGGCCAGCGCTGAGTGAGCAGCGGTGTCACCTCATGACGGAGAAAATTACGCTCATAACGGGTATCGAGATTACTTTCATCTTCCACCCAGGCTAACTGCTGCTGCGCAGCAAACGCTTCTATATCGCTCCTGGCGACAGTGAGCAGCGGCCGCAGCAACCGGCCTTGGCCAAACGCAGCGCTGCGCGGCATTGAAGCCAGTCCTTTCGGACCGCTGCCGCGCTTGAGTGCCAGTAAGAAGGTTTCCAGTTGATCATCACTGTGCTGGCCCAGCAGCAGACAACTGTGCTGGTCAATATGGCCAGACAACGCCGCATAACGCGCCTGGCGCGCCAGCTGTTCAATACTGTCACCCTGACCTGTCTCGAAGTTCACCCGCTCAACGCATAAGGGAACCGCTAACGCGTCGCACCAGGCCTGGCACTGCTCAGCCCACTCATCGGCATTAGTACTGAGGCCATGATGAACATGCACCGCTGAGATAAGGGTACCGTGCTGCGCGCGGTAACGTGCCAGCAGTTCCAGCATGACCCGCGAGTCAACGCCACCACTCAACGCCAGCACATAGTGCCGGGCCGGATGCTGACTCAGGGACTGACTGAAATGAGCGTATAGATCCATCATGACTCTTTGATCGAACAGGTAAGGAAAAGCGTGTGTATCTGCTCCAGTATATACACAAAGCCTCACTCTGGCAGCACAGGCCGCCAGGTTATTTGATTGACTTAAAAGCAAAAAGGCCGGACTGAGTCCGACCTTTTATCGTTATCGCGCAGAGCGGTATGCTAATCAGCAGTAACCGTAGCTCATCAGACGCTGGTAGCGGCGCTCAAGCAGAGACTCTTGATCCAGCTTTTCCAGATCTTCCAGCTGACGCAGCAGCGTCGCTTTCATATTAGCAGCCGTCTGTACGTGGTCACGATGCGCGCCACCCAGCGGCTCTTCAATGATTTCATCAATCAGCTCAAGCTCTTTCAGACGAGGAGCAACCAGGCCCATCGCTTCTGCAGCCTGAGGCGCTTTGTCTGAATCACGCCACAGAATCGAGGCACAACCTTCTGGCGAAATCACTGAGTAGGTTGAATATTGCAGCATGTTAACGTAGTCACCCACACCGATTGCCAGTGCACCACCTGAACCGCCTTCACCCACAACGTTACAGATAACAGGTACCGTCAGGCCTGCCATCACTTTGAGGTTTTTCGCGATCGCTTCAGACTGACCACGCTCTTCCGCGCCAACACCAGGATACGCACCTGCTGTATCGATGAAGGTGATGATTGGCATGTTGAAACGCTCAGCCATCTCCATCAGACGCAGAGCTTTACGGTAACCTTCCGGCTTTGGCATACCAAAGTTACGTTTCACTTTTTCACGCGTTTCGCGACCTTTCTGGTGACCAATCACCATCACCGGACGACCGTCCAGACGAGCCATACCGCCGACAATAGCTTTATCGTCAGCAAAGGCACGGTCACCAGCCAGTTTCGTCAAACTCAGTGAATACATTCTCGATGTAATCCAGAGTGTAAGGACGCTGCGGATGGCGTGCCATCTGCGCTACTTGCCATGCACCTAAGTCACTGAAGATTTTCTTTTTAAGCTCCAGGCTTTTCTTTTCTAGCTGTTCAATCTCTTTTTCCAGATCGACTGAAGTATCGCCGCCGTGACGTGAAACATCACGTAGCGCCTGAATCTTAGCTTCAAGTTCTACAATAGGTTTTTCAAATTCTAGAAAATTTAGGCTCATCTACCGATCCTTTTTTACTCAGCTCGCAATGGCGCAGCTGAATTTTAGTTAAATTCGAGTTCTACCTGGTCTTTGCCAAGCAACTGTTTTAATTCGTCTAACAATGTATCGCTTGGAGTGACACGCCACTCAGTGCCTAACGTCAGGCGTGCTCGCGCATCTGGGCGCTGGTAGTATACATTGACAGGGACAGTCCCTGCTCGGTGAGGCTCTAAGATGTGACTAAAGCGCTCAAAAAACTGCTCATTGATCTGCGATTGCTCAATCGAAACCGACAAGCCTCGGGCATATTTTTCACGCGCGCTACCCAAGTCCATGACTTCGCGCGCCGACATTTTAAGGCCACCGTTGAAGTCATCAAAGCTGACCTGTCCGGAAATAACCAAAATTTTATCTGTTTCTAACAATTCTGCATAGCGATCCAGCGCATCGGAAAATAACATCACTTCCATCCGGCCGCTACGATCATCAATTGTCATGATACCAATCCGGTTACCGCGTTTGGTCGTCATGACCCGTGCTGCGATGACCAGACCAGCCACAGTCACCGACTGATCGCGTCGGGTTGGCGTCGCCTCATTCAATCGACAACTGGTGTACTTGTTGAGTTCCTTCAGGTACGCATTAATCGGATGCCCGGTCAGGTAAAGACCCAATGTCTCGCGTTCACCTTCCAGCCACACTTTTTCCGGCCATTCATCGACCTGGGTGTACTTCTGCTCCACCTCTTCCGGCGCATCGGTCAGAACACCAAACATATCGGTCTGGCCAAATGCTTCCGCCTGGTGATGCTGACTGGCTGATTTCACCGCATCGCTCAATGAAGCCATCAGCGCCGCGCGATGCGGCCCGAGACGGTCCATGGCGCCGGCCAGAATCAGCTTCTCAATCACCCGTTTGTTGACTTTTTTCAGATCAATCCGCGCACAGAAATCGAACAGGTCCTTGAAGTAACCGCCTTTAGATCGAGCCTCCAGAATCGCTTCAATCGGCCCTTCACCGACACCTTTAATCGCCCCGATACCATACACTATCGCGCCGGCATCATCGACGTTAAACCGATACAGGCCGGAGTTAATGTCCGGTGGCAATACGGTCAGCCCCATGCGCATACACTCATCGACCAGGCCCACCACTTTCTCGGTGTTGTCCATATCCGCGGTCATTACCGCTGCCATGAACTCCGCCGGATAGTGAGTTTTGAGCCATAGCGTCTGGTACGATACTAAAGCATAGGCGGCTGAGTGCGATTTGTTAAACCCGTATCCGGCAAATTTTTCCACCAGATCGAAGATTTTCATCGCCAGTTCGCCGTCAACACCGTTATTTTCGGCCCCTGACTGGAACACAGCGCGCTGCTTAGCCATCTCTTCCGGTTTTTTCTTACCCATCGCCCGGCGCAACATATCCGCGCCACCTAAGGTATAGCCAGCCAGAACCTGGGCGATCTGCATGACCTGTTCCTGATAGAGAATGATGCCGTAGGTCGGCTCCAGAATCTCTTTCAGCGACTCGTGCTGCCATTTTTCATCCGGATAGGAGATGGCTTCACGACCATGCTTACGGTCGATAAAGTTATCTACCATGCCCGATTGCAGCGGGCCCGGACGGAACAGGGCAACCAGTGCGATGATGTCTTCAAAACAGTCCGGCTGCAGACGTTTAATCAGCTCTTTCATACCGCGCGATTCGAGCTGGAATACCGCGGTGGTTTCTGAGTTTTGTAAGACCCGGAACGAGGCCGGATCAGCCAGCGGAATTGACTCGATACGCACCGGCGCCTCACCGGCTTTTTCACGCCGCGGGTTAATCAGCCCCAGCGCCCAGTCGATGATGGTCAGGGTACGCAGGCCAAGGAAGTCAAACTTAACCAGACCGGCGTATTCGACGTCGTTCTTGTCAAACTGAGTCACCGGATGGTGGCCTTCAGCATCACAATACAGAGGTGCAAAATCGGTAATCGAGGTCGGGGAAATCACCACCCCGCCCGCGTGTTTACCGGCGTTACGTGTACACCCTTCCAGAATGCGACACATATCGATCAGTTCTTTAACTTCTTCGTCGGCTTCGTACAGCTCCGGCAGGGCCGGTTCGGCTTTAAACGCTTTTTCCAGCGTCATACCCGGGTCCGGCGGGATCATTTTCGAGATGCGATCGACAAAGCCAAACGGATGCCCCAGCACCCGGCCAACATCGCGAATTACCGCTTTCGCCGCCATGGTACCAAAGGTGATGATCTGCGATACCGCATCGCGGCCGTACATTTCCGCCACGTGATCAATCACCAGATCGCGTTTATCCATACAGAAGTCGACGTCGAAATCGGGCATGGATACCCGCTCCGGGTTAAGGAAGCGTTCGAACAGCAGATCGTATTCAAGCGGATCCAAATCGGTGATTTTCAGGGCGTAAGCCACCAGAGAACCAGCACCTGAGCCCCGCCCCGGGCCTACCGGAATATCGTTATCTTTCGACCATTGGATGAACTCCATTACGATCAGGAAGTAACCCGGGAATCCCATCTGGTTGATCACCTGCAGCTCGATCTCCAGACGCTCATCATAAGCCGGGCGACGCTCGGCTCTCACGGCCGGATCCGGAAACAGGAATTCCAGACGCTCTTCGAGGCCTTCCTGCGACTTTTTGACCAGGAATTCCGTTTCCAGCATCCCCTCAGTCGGGAATGCCGGCAGGAAATATTCGCCCAGACGTACAGTCACGTTACAGCGCTTGGCAATCTCGACACTGTTTTCCAGTGCCTCCGGAATATCGGCAAACAGATTGCACATCTCTTCTTCGCTGCGCAGATACTGCTGCGCGCTGTAGTTCTTTGGCCGGCGCGGGTCTTCTAAGGTGTAACCATCGTGAATCGCCACCCGGATTTCATGGGCATCGAACTGTTCCGGTTCAAGAAATACCACGTCGTTGGTCGCCACCACCGGCAGGTCGGCCTGCTCAGCCAGTTCAAGCGCAAAATGGAGATAACTTTCTTCATCGGCACGCCCGGTACGTACCAGTTCAAGATAAAAATGGTCAGCGAAATGGGTCTGGTAAAACTCGACACATTTCTCCACCAGCGCCTGGTTACCTTTCAGTAGCGCACGGCCGATATCACCGCTTTTCGCACCGGACAGCAGGATCAGGCCTTCGGAATATTTCACCAGCCACTCTTTATCAATCACCGGCTGGTGCTGAACATGACCACGCAGATACGCATCGGAGATCAGCAGGGTCAGGTTTTTGTAGCCTTGATTATTTTTAGCCAGGACAGTAATGCGGGTCAGCTCATCACCAAACTCGTCAGAACGCACGGCAAAGTCAGCGCCGACAATCGGCTTGATGCCACAGCCATGCGCAGTGCCATAGAACTTCACAAGACCACACAGGTTGGTAAAGTCGGTCAGGGCCATTGCCGGCATGCCCATTGCTGCCACTTTTTTCACCAGAGGCGGCACTTTTGACAGGCCGTCAACCATGGAGAAATCACTGTGAACACGTAAGTGGATAAACTTTGGGTCTGACATTTAATTCTGTCCTGGGGTACTGATAAATTTAACTGGCGCTTATTCTACGTAAATCTGCGCTGAGATACAGGGCTTATTCCTGTCTCAGCCATTGGCTAGTCGAGACCAAGAGCCCGCTTAACCGGGCCGAAACTGCGCCGGTGTTCGGCAATGACGCCATGTTGCTCAATGGCCGCAAAATGGGCCTTGGTCGGATAACCTTTATGCTGGGCAAAACCAAATTCGGGATGGGCCTTATCCAGCTCTTCCATCTCCTGATCGCGCACCACTTTAGCTATGATCGACGCCGCACTGATCTGCGCCACACGCAAATCGCCTTTGACCACAGCTTCAGCCGCCATAGGCAGCGCCGGGATCTTATTGCCGTCGACCAGCACCAGGTCCGGCTGTATTGCCAGCCCCTCCACTGCCCGCTGCATCGCCAGCATGGTGGCCTGGAAGATATTCAGCTCGTCGATTTCCTGCGGGCTGCAGCGACCGACCGACCAGGCCAGCGCTTTTTGTTGAATTTCCGGCAGCAACGCCAGGCGCTTTTTCTCCGACAATTTCTTCGAGTCGTTGAGTCCGGCAATCGGATTATTAGGATCGAGAATGACTGCCGCGGTCACCACATCGCCGACCAGCGGGCCGCGCCCGACTTCATCCACACCGGCAATACAGTGGAAACCGGCCGGAATCTGATACGGAGGAAGTTCTTGTTGCGGTTTTTTCGCCATAATCTGCTCTGAGCCTGAAATGTTGGATTGTGTGATTAGTGTTGAATGCTTTAATTAGTGTTGAACAAGAGCGAGTACGGCCTGCGCCGCCTGCTGGTCGGCGTCTTTACGAATCCAGTGATGCATCTGGTCAAATTTATCCAGCATCACCCGGTTGTCGCTGTCGAGTAACTGGCTGACTTCCCGGTAGAGGTTATCCACGGTGCAGTCATCCTGCAGCAGCTCTTTGACCAGCTCCTGCTCGGCAAGAATATTCGGCAGCGAAACGTACTTGGTTTTAAGCAGTCGTTTAGCCAGAAATGCCGTGATAGCATTGACCCGGTAACCAACCACCATAGGGCGTTTGAGCAGCATGCACTCCAGCGCAACCGTCCCCGACGCCAGCAACACCGCGTCGGATGCCGTAATCACATTACGCGCGGTATCATCGACCAGAAACAAAGTGCAGTTCAGGGGCTATCGCCTGCCAGGCCGCTTCAAATTGTTCACGTCGTTTCTGATTGACCAGAGCGACAACAAAACCGAGGTCCGGATAACTCTGCTGCAAACGCTGACAGGTGCGAATAAACGGCTCGGCCAGCATTTTCATCTCACTGCCCCGGCTGCCCGGCAGCACAGCCAGCCAGCGCTTCGCCGGATCAAGGCCCAGCAGTTGCTGCGCCGCCTGCTGATCACTCTGGAAAGGAATCGCATCGGCCAGGGTATGACCAATAAACTCACACGGCACATTAAATTTATCGTAGAAGGCTTTCTCAAACGGCAGAAACGCCAGTACCAGATTGGTCGCAGCTGCAATTTTAAAGATGCGCTTCTGGCGCCAGGCCCAGACAGACGGACTGACGTAGTGCACGGTTTTGATCCCGGCCTGCTTAAGATCGAGCTCAAGGCGCAGATTGAAATCCGGCGCATCGATACCGACAAACACATCCGGCGGATTAGTGGTGAAATACTTAACCAGCTCTGCTTTGACTTTAAGCAAACGCGGCAGACGTCCAAGCACTTCCACCAGTCCCATCACCGCCAGCTCTTCCATATCAAACAGAGACTGACAGCCCTGGGCCATCATCTTCGGACCACCAATGCCGACAAACTCAGCATCCGGATAGCGGGCTTTAACGGCTTTGATAAAGCCCTCGCCCAGGGTATCACCGGATAGCTCACCTGCCACAATGCCGATACGTAGTGGTTTTTTCACGCCGAATGTCCTCTATAAAACTAACTTATGCATTTTGGGCAGCAGCTTTGAGAAAAAGCGGCTGTCCAAAAAACATGACGCACAAAACACGCCGGGCTATAAAACACAAAAAGACCGTCCGCAGGCGGACGATCTTTTTCCATCATCGGATTAGCCGAGCTTAGCGGATAATGCCACGCTCAGAGCTCTCCAGCAGGTCAACAAAGCTCTGCACAGATGACCACTCAGCCGCCATCTCTTTCAGTACGACCAGGGCTTCAGCCTGAGTTTTACCGGCGCGGTAGATCTCTTTGTACGCTTTTTGCAGAGCTCGAATTTCTGCTTTTTCAAAGCCGTTACGCTTAAGACCAACCAGGTTAAGACCAAACGGAGACGCATGGTTACCCTGCGCCAGCACGTAAGCCGGTACATCCTGAACCACGGCAGAACAGCCGCCGATGTAGGCATAAGCGCCGACTGAGCAGAAACGGGTGAATCGCTGACAGAGCCATGACACCTGCGTAATCATGCACGGTCACGTGACCGCCCAGAATCGCGTTGTTACCAATGTGCGTGTGGTTGCCCACAATCACATCGTGCGCAATGTGCGCATTAACACATAGCAGGTTGTCGTTGCCGACCACGGTTTCGTGTTTATCCTGCGTGGTACCACGGTGGATCTGGACTGCTTCACGAATGACGTTACGGTCACCGATGATAACGCGCGTATCTTCGCCGCCGTACTTCTTGTCCTGGTTCTCTTCACCAATGACAGCATGCGGGAAAATGCGGTTGTCTTTGCCGATTACTGTGTTGCCTTTGATCACAACATGCGACATCACTTCCGTGCCTTCACCAATGGTGACGCCGGCAGTAATGTAAGTAAATGGCCCAACCGTGACATTAGCGCCAATCACTGCGCCGTCTTCGACCACCGCTGCCGGGTGGATTTGTGCCGTTTCGTGGATCATATTAAAATTCTCTGCGTGCACATTTCAGTTCAGCTGAACACACCACTTCACCGTCAACTTTCGCAACGCCATTAAACAGTGCGATACCGCGACGCTCTTTAACGAATTCCACTTCAATCATCAGCTGGTCACCAGGACCCACTGGTTTACGGAATTTTGCGTTGTCGATGCTGGCAAAGTAGTACAGCTCGTTTTCTTTTGGCGCACCGAAGGTTTTGAATGCCAGCAGGCCGGTTGCCTGTGCCATAGCTTCAAGGATCAGTACACCAGGAAAGACTGGAAGCTGGGGAAAATGACCGGTGAACTGAGGTTCATTCACTGAAACATTCTTAAGGCCAATCAGGTATTTACCTTCTTCATAATCCGTTACGCGATCAATCAGCAGAAAAGGATAACGGTGTGGAAGAAGCTCCTGAATTTCAGTGATATTCATCATTTTCTTTTCAGTAGTCAAAGTCATATTCCTATTTATCAATACAAAAATTAATTAGGGCATTATAGACGAAAAAGACTCGCATATTGCGAGCCTTTTTAACAAAAAACCGGAATTATGATTCCGCTTTTTGCTCAAGCAGCTTCTCTACCGCCTTTAAGCGCTTATTCATCTCATCAATACGATGAACGCGAGCTGCTGTCTTACGCCACTCTTTATTAGGTTGCAGCGGAATGCCTGAAGAGTACATGCCCTTCTCATCAATACTGCGCATCACCATCCCCATACCGGTAATGGTAACACCGTCTGCTATCGTGATATGGCCGTTAATTACCGACGCGCCGCCGATGATACAGTATTTACCGATCGTCGTACTACCGGCCACAATAGTACCACCGGCCATGGCTGTACCATATCCGATGTGCACGTTGTGGGCGATTTGGAGTTGGTTATCGAGAATAACGTTATCTTCAATCACGGTATCATCGAGTGCACCACGGTCAATGGTGGTACACGCCCCGATTTCAACCCGGTTACCGATACGCACTGAGCCAAGCTGAGGAATTTTAATCCACTCGCCACGCTCATTGGCATAACCGAAACCATCCGAGCCAATCACAGTGCCGGACTGCACCAGGCAGTCCGTACCGATAGCCACATCATGATAAATACTGACGTTAGCCCACAGCTTAGTATTGTTACCCAGCTTAGCATTTTGGCCAATAAAGCAACCTGCGCCAATTACCACGTTATCACCCAGCTCAGCGCCAGATTCAATCACCGCATTGGCGCCAATTGAAACATTACTTCCTAACTTAGCGTCCTCGGCCACCACTGCACTCGGTGCAATGCCGCCTTTAGCCGGCGCCGGAGTGGTATCCAGAGCCTGTGCCACCTTAGCAAACGCCACATAAGGGTCTGCAACCACCAGAGCGTTGGATGGGCATAGCGCCTGCTCCGCCGCTTTCACCATGATCACGGTGGCTTGACACTCTGCCAGGTGTTTACTGTATTTCGGATTTGACAGGAAGGTTACATCTCCCTGCTGTGCGCGATTCATCGGCGCAACGGCAGATACCACTGCGCTGCTGTCACCGTGAACCTCGCCCCCAGTAATCGTTGCCAATTCGGCTAAAGTTAGTGTTGTCATAATGATTTAATTATTTAATTGCTTTGATAACTTGTTCGGAAATATTGTACTCAGGCTTGCCGTATTGCATTGCACTCACGTCAATGATCATATCGTAGCCATCTTTTTCCGCTACTTTTTGTACTGCATCCTGAATCACTTTGAACAGTTTTTGCTTCTCTTCTGCTTCACGACGCTTAGACGCTTGATCCAGTGCCTGAGCTTTGATCTTGTATTTGCTGTCCAGCTGACCAATCTCAATACGCAGTTTCTCTACGTCTGCTTCGCTCATCAGTTTCTGAATCGCGTTTCAGTTTCTCGATTTTGGTCTTAGCTTCAGCCTGAATGCTTTGCAGTTCAGCCGCTTTATCCTTGAACTCTTCCTGCATCTTTTGCAGAACCACATCACGCTGTGGCAGAGCCTGGAAGACTTGTGCAGTGTTAATGAAACCCACTTTTTGCGCAGCTTCAGCCGCCTGCGCAATAAATGAAGAGCTGAGTACAATAAGGCTAACACCTGCAGCTTTGATGATGTTTTTCAAAATAGCTTCCTCTATTAGAAGGTTCGTCCGATTGTGAAAGTGAAGAATTCTTCGTCGTCACCTTCGTATTTCTCAATAGGTTTCGCCAGTGAGAACACCAGTGGTCCCATCGGCGACATCCATTGCAGCGCCACACCGTAAGATGAGCGGTAGTTGGTTGGATCCGAGTAATCGTAGTAATAGTTAGCACCGTAAGCGGCACCACCATCACGGTAGTCAAATTCGGTATCCCACACGCTGGCCATATCGTAGAAAATACTGGTACGAATCTGGTTACGTGCTTCATCCGATGCGAAAGGCGTCGGAACGATCAGCTCCACGCTGCCGAGGGCAACCGCGTTACCGCCCACTGAATCATCGGTCGCGGTATCCGCACCGTTGTTCGAGCCGGAGTAATCACGATACACCGCTTTAGGACCAGCAGAGTTCGAGCCAAATCCACGCAGCGAGGTAAAGCCACCTGCGTAAAAGTTTTCATAGAACGGATAGAGGTTATCTTTGCCGTCGGTCTGACCATAGCCGTTACCGTAACCTAAGCGGCCACGCAGTAACAGCGTAAACTCATGCTTTTTGGTCAGCGGAATGTACTGACGCACATCATATTGCAGTTTAAAGTACTTGGCATCCGAGCCAGGTACGGTCATTTTGGCCGACGCACGCTGATAGTTACCTGCGGTCGGGAAGTAACCTTTATTAAGGTTATTGCGGGTCCAGGCCACGTTGATATCAAAGTCATCGGTGATCAGACTGCCGTCTGAGTCCATGTTGCTTTCCTGAGCACGCAGGAACTGCTCAACCTGCAGGTAAGGCGTCAGGTTACCGATCTTGTTGTGGGTGTAGCCGACACCAAACTCAAAACGGTTCAGTTCATCAAACGGGAAACCCCAGGTCAGACTGGTGCCGTAACTTTCGTTGGTATAGTCAACAATACCGGCTTCTGATGCTTCAAACTTGTTGAAGAACACTTTGCCGCCCAGGCTGACGCCGTCGATGTTCCAGTACGGGTCACGATATTCCAGCGTGATGTTACGCTGATAATCGTTGGTGGTCGCGTTAATACCAACCCGGTTACCGGTACCAAGGAAGTTATCCTGAGTCAGACCCACGGTAAAGCTCACGCCTGATTCGGTACCGTAGCCAACACCAAAGTTGACGCTGCCCGAGTTGGCTTCTTTGACGTTATACACCAGGTCAACCTGGTCATCAGTACCCGGTACACGTACCGTCTGCACATCAACGGTTTCAAAGAAACCAAGACGGTTGAGACGGGCTTTACCGGTATCAATCGCTTTCGAGTTCAGCCAGGAGCCTTCCATCTGACGCATCTCACGGCGCAGTACTTCATCTTTGGTCGCATTGTTACCGACAAAACGGATATCACGTACATACATACGTTTGCCCGTTTCAACGTTAATCACCAAAGATACCTGCTGTGTTTCATCGTCAAATTCAGGAATAGTCCGCACCTGAGGATAAGCATAACCTGCTTCACCCAGTTCACGTTTGATTGACTCTTCCAGCTGTGTCACCGCCGACCCCTGATAGGTTTCACCCATCTCAAACGGGATCATGGCTTTAAAGTCATCTTCTTTGCCAATCAGCTCACCACGGAATTTGACATCCTTCACCGTATAAGGCTTACCCTCGTTGAGGTTCATGGTGATATACACACCCTTTTTATCGGGTGAGATAGAAACGTTGGTCGAGTCCACCTGGAACTTGAGGTAACCACGATCGAGATAGAAGGAGCGCAGCGCTTCAATATCACCGGCCAGAAACCTGCTTCTGATATTTATCATCAGACAGGAAGTTCCACCACGCGACATCCACATTAAGATTAAAACGCGAGCGCAGCTCTTCATCTGAGAAGACATCATTACCGATAAAGTTGATCTGCTGAATTTTAGCCGAGACACCTTCGGTGAAGACAAATTTCAGGTCGGCACGGTTACGTGGCAGCGGTGTGACAACCGCTTTAACCGTGGCGTTGTATTTACCTACACTGTAGTAGAAATCTTCCAGGCCCTTTTCGATGTTGCTCAGCTTAGTGCGATCCAGTGCCTCACCAACGCGAATGCCGGAAGCATCCAGGTTCTGTTGCAACTGCTCTTCTTTAATCGCCTTGTTGCCGGAAAAAGAGACGCTAGCAATTGTCGGACGCTCTTTGACCTGCACCATCAAAGTATCGCCGTCACGCAGCACTTTGACATCTTCAAAGTTACCGGAGGCGTAAAGGGCTTTAATGATCTCGGCCACGTCCTGAGAATCCACGGTATCGCCAACCCGTACCGGCATTTTCAATAATGCGGCACCCAGCGCTACGCGTTGCAAACCCTCAATCTGAATGTCCTGCACAACAAAGTTTTCGGCACTGTGCGCTGACACGCTTGTTGCGAGCAGTGTCGCGAACAGGATTTTTTTCATTGCCATATTTGTTTTAGTTAGTCCTTACTACAACCTTTGCCTAATGCGTATCAATCACAGGCGAGTAAAATCGTTAAATATTGCCACGGCCATCAGAGAGAAAATGATCATACCACCGATGCGGTAGCCCATTTCCTGTACTCTTTCCGGTACCGGACGACGAATGACAGCCTCAATGGCAAAAAACAGCAGGTGGCCGCCATCAAGCATCGGCAGAGGAACCAGATTAATGATCCCTAAGTTAACGCTGATCAACGCCAGAAAA is drawn from Vibrio sp. CDRSL-10 TSBA and contains these coding sequences:
- a CDS encoding cytochrome c, whose product is MNKLTMGMMLGLSLLAGNAMAAGDAAAGKAKASVCAACHGADGIAVIPGYPNLKGQSEQYIINALNAYKNKERTGGNAMIMQPQASMLSDTDIANLAAYYASL
- the tilS gene encoding tRNA lysidine(34) synthetase TilS — translated: MMDLYAHFSQSLSQHPARHYVLALSGGVDSRVMLELLARYRAQHGTLISAVHVHHGLSTNADEWAEQCQAWCDALAVPLCVERVNFETGQGDSIEQLARQARYAALSGHIDQHSCLLLGQHSDDQLETFLLALKRGSGPKGLASMPRSAAFGQGRLLRPLLTVARSDIEAFAAQQQLAWVEDESNLDTRYERNFLRHEVTPLLTQRWPAIRQAVQRSAELCAEQEGVLAELLTDALQQALHADGSLAIDSLTRHSAAVRRQLLRAWLNRHELNMPSRIQTDIIWHEVAQAEQDANPKLKLGLYDIRRFNRRLYCVGQQADVSAWGRQIKPDQVLDLPDDIGQLVLRVTPGGNLRIPAEPEHLRVIFEPQGLSACPVGRAGSRKLKKLFQEYQIPSWQRRRIPILMYQQQVVAVAGLFVERDFSGSDGELIWQQ
- the dnaE gene encoding DNA polymerase III subunit alpha; its protein translation is MSDPKFIHLRVHSDFSMVDGLSKVPPLVKKVAAMGMPAMALTDFTNLCGLVKFYGTAHGCGIKPIVGADFAVRSDEFGDELTRITVLAKNNQGYKNLTLLISDAYLRGHVQHQPVIDKEWLVKYSEGLILLSGAKSGDIGRALLKGNQALVEKCVEFYQTHFADHFYLELVRTGRADEESYLHFALELAEQADLPVVATNDVVFLEPEQFDAHEIRVAIHDGYTLEDPRRPKNYSAQQYLRSEEEMCNLFADIPEALENSVEIAKRCNVTVRLGEYFLPAFPTEGMLETEFLVKKSQEGLEERLEFLFPDPAVRAERRPAYDERLEIELQVINQMGFPGYFLIVMEFIQWSKDNDIPVGPGRGSGAGSLVAYALKITDLDPLEYDLLFERFLNPERVSMPDFDVDFCMDKRDLVIDHVAEMYGRDAVSQIITFGTMAAKAVIRDVGRVLGHPFGFVDRISKMIPPDPGMTLEKAFKAEPALPELYEADEEVKELIDMCRILEGCTRNAGKHAGGVVISPTSITDFAPLYCDAEGHHPVTQFDKNDVEYAGLVKFDFLGLRTLTIIDWALGLINPRREKAGEAPVRIESIPLADPASFRVLQNSETTAVFQLESRGMKELIKRLQPDCFEDIIALVALFRPGPLQSGMVDNFIDRKHGREAISYPDEKWQHESLKEILEPTYGIILYQEQVMQIAQVLAGYTLGGADMLRRAMGKKKPEEMAKQRAVFQSGAENNGVDGELAMKIFDLVEKFAGYGFNKSHSAAYALVSYQTLWLKTHYPAEFMAAVMTADMDNTEKVVGLVDECMRMGLTVLPPDINSGLYRFNVDDAGAIVYGIGAIKGVGEGPIEAILEARSKGGYFKDLFDFCARIDLKKVNKRVIEKLILAGAMDRLGPHRAALMASLSDAVKSASQHHQAEAFGQTDMFGVLTDAPEEVEQKYTQVDEWPEKVWLEGERETLGLYLTGHPINAYLKELNKYTSCRLNEATPTRRDQSVTVAGLVIAARVMTTKRGNRIGIMTIDDRSGRMEVMLFSDALDRYAELLETDKILVISGQVSFDDFNGGLKMSAREVMDLGSAREKYARGLSVSIEQSQINEQFFERFSHILEPHRAGTVPVNVYYQRPDARARLTLGTEWRVTPSDTLLDELKQLLGKDQVELEFN
- the rnhB gene encoding ribonuclease HII; this encodes MAKKPQQELPPYQIPAGFHCIAGVDEVGRGPLVGDVVTAAVILDPNNPIAGLNDSKKLSEKKRLALLPEIQQKALAWSVGRCSPQEIDELNIFQATMLAMQRAVEGLAIQPDLVLVDGNKIPALPMAAEAVVKGDLRVAQISAASIIAKVVRDQEMEELDKAHPEFGFAQHKGYPTKAHFAAIEQHGVIAEHRRSFGPVKRALGLD